The genomic window ACAGCTGACAGCACCATACGTTGTCGTATGCGAATCTGTAACGAAAGAAAGATCTCCCGGTCTGACGTACCCCATTTCCGGCATCAGTTGATGGCAAATGCCATCGCCAACATGCACTTTTCTGGCACCGCATTCCTCTGCATAGCGGTAACCGTAATTCATATGATCGCCATCCAGCGGCAGACAAGTCGGAATTAAGTGGTCAAACATGATGATAACCTTCTGCGAATCCCATGATTTCGTAAAGCCCATTTCTTTAAATTTCCGGTATACATTCGTCGTATAAATGTCATGGAACATGACACAATCGGGATGTGTAACTAGAATATCGCCCGGTTTGCAGTCTTTTACACCAGTATTATGCATAAGGATCTTTTCCGCTAATGTATGTCCCATCTTCATTTCTCCTCTCTTTTTATGATGCGATTCCGGATCTGCATATGACGAACCAAGCCTCCATCAGCAACAATCTTAAACACATTATCCGGAATGCTTGGAATGTTAAAAGACTGTCCGTTGACACCTACTGTACCCGCCTTCAAATCAACGGACACAATATCCCCTTCTGAACAATGATCCGGCAGTTCCCGACTTTCCAACAGCAACAGTCCATTATTAATGGCATTGCGGAAAAAAATCCGGGCAAAAGATTTTGCGATAATGCAAGGCACTTGTAAAGCACTGATACATTCCGGCGCCTGTTCCCGCGAAGAGCCGCATCCAAAATTACTGCCGCCTACAAGAATATCTCCCGGCTGAATTTGGCCGGCTAATTCAGGCCGCAGCGGTTCAAAAGCATGTGTCTTTATTTCATCCATCGTATCCAGTGTAAGCCATTGTGTCGGAATGATGATATCGGTATCAACATCATCGCCTAATTTCCATATTTTCCCCGAAAACTTCTTTTTCATACACTTTTCCTCCTACTCGCCAAGGACACCGTAAATAGCCGTTTTCGCCGCTACAGCCGGAGAACTCAGATAAACGCTGGCCGTCTTTGATCCGGAACAGCCGTCAAAATTATACGATCCTGTCGATACAAGCACTTCTCCGTCATCAAGAATTCCCTGCGCTTTTCCCCAGCACACGCTACACCCCTGATTCATGACAATGGCCCCACAATCCAAGAAGATTTCCAACAATCCTTCTTTAGCGGCTTGCAGATAAATATCGCTCGTCGCCGGAGCAATGATAAGTCGGGTTCGATATGCCACCTTTTGTTCACGCAAAATCGACGCCGCTATCCGCAAGTCTTCCAATTTGCCACCGCGACAGCCGCCAATAAATACTTCATCCACCTTAACAGGCTCTATATCGGACAAAGGCTGTGCCTGATGAACGGCTCCCGGCAATGCTACCATGGCCGGTATATCCGACAAAGACAGCCTAATATGTCCTTCCAGTCTTGCCTCGCCGTCACTGAAAACTGCACTCATTGCACCGGCCTGTTGCGTCAGATGACACAAATCAAAACGCTGACTACGTGACAAGTCCCCTATTCCTACCCCTGTAAAAACCACGAGTTTCCCTTTTACGTCGAATGATTTAAGACGCGCCAACAACCACAAAGCGACATCTTGCATCATGGTCCTTGAAGCGGGAGTACCGGACAGTTCTATGACAAATAACTCCGGCTGGCTAAGCGTAATATGCTGATCGCGCAATACATCCGCCAATTCCGCTTCCGTCACCGTTAACCCGAGTATCCCTACAGCACCAAATCCAGCCATATGTTCCCCTGTCCCGACGATAACCTGATTCATATTGCCGTACGTTTCCATTACTCGCAAGTACCCTACGCCACAACACGTTTCCAATAACAGATTGTTTTGCACCCCCCCAATCAATAAGCTTTCTCTGTTTAGCTCCGATAGCAATACTGCTGTTTGGCGTATCATGATCAATGCAAACAATTACCCTGTCTCGATCTTTTATGGAAATATGCTGCACGGTTTCCACAAAATCATCAGAAACAGCATCTGTAATAATGCTGTAATCAACAGGGAGAGTCCATGGTTGATGATATCGTTTTTCTTTTATCTCC from Megasphaera vaginalis (ex Bordigoni et al. 2020) includes these protein-coding regions:
- a CDS encoding 3-isopropylmalate dehydratase small subunit; this translates as MKKKFSGKIWKLGDDVDTDIIIPTQWLTLDTMDEIKTHAFEPLRPELAGQIQPGDILVGGSNFGCGSSREQAPECISALQVPCIIAKSFARIFFRNAINNGLLLLESRELPDHCSEGDIVSVDLKAGTVGVNGQSFNIPSIPDNVFKIVADGGLVRHMQIRNRIIKREEK
- a CDS encoding aconitase family protein, which gives rise to MAGFGAVGILGLTVTEAELADVLRDQHITLSQPELFVIELSGTPASRTMMQDVALWLLARLKSFDVKGKLVVFTGVGIGDLSRSQRFDLCHLTQQAGAMSAVFSDGEARLEGHIRLSLSDIPAMVALPGAVHQAQPLSDIEPVKVDEVFIGGCRGGKLEDLRIAASILREQKVAYRTRLIIAPATSDIYLQAAKEGLLEIFLDCGAIVMNQGCSVCWGKAQGILDDGEVLVSTGSYNFDGCSGSKTASVYLSSPAVAAKTAIYGVLGE